The genomic stretch AAGAAACACAGTATAAGAACGTGGAAATGGACACCAAGAAACAAATTCTGGCTGCTCTGAACGTTTATGATGTAAAGGATGTCGATGCAGAATTTACAAAATATGAGATTAAGGACATGCTGGTTCAGCCGGACGGAACATTGGCTCCTAACGACGGAGCGTTCCAGACTTCTTATAAGGGTGAAATAGCAAACAACCGTCTGCACGTTTTCGAATGTAATGTAGATGGTCAGACCAAATACATCCTTCCTGTTTACGGTGCCGGACTTTGGGGTCCTGTATGGGGATACATTGCATTAGACCAAGATAAAGACACCGTATATGGCGTTTATTTCTCACACGCCGGTGAGACTCCGGGTCTGGGTGCGGAAATCACGACAGTTAAGTTTCAAGACCAATTCCTTGGCAAACATGTGTTGGAAAACGGTATTGTAGCTTTAGGCGTTGAGAAACATGGCAAGGTGGCAAAACCTGACTATCAGGTAGACGGTATCTCAGGAGGTACTATCACTTCTAAGGGTGTAGATGCGATGATTAAGGATTGCCTGAGCATGTACAATTCATTTTTAACTAATAAATAAGAGGAGGGTAAATAGAATATGAGCGCATTATTTTCTAAAAAGAATAGAGAAGTTCTTTTAACCCCGCTGGGTTTGAATAACCCTGTCACCGTACAGGTGCTCGGTATCTGTTCTGCACTGGCTGTAACGGCTCAGTTGGAACCGGCTATCGTAATGGGGCTTTCTGTAACCATTATTACAGCCTTCTCAAACTTCGTTATCTCCTTGTTGCGTAACACCATTCCCAACCGTATCCGTATCATCGTTCAGTTGGTGGTTGTTGCTGCATTGGTGACTATCGTTAGTGAAATTTTGAAAGCATTCGCATACGATGTAAGCGTACAGCTTTCTGTATATGTAGGTTTGATTATTACAAACTGTATCCTGATGGGACGTCTGGAAGCGTTTGCTATGATGAACGGTCCTTGGGAATCATTCCTGGATGGTATCGGTAACGGATTGGGTTATGCCAAAATCCTGATTATCGTGGCATTCTTCCGTGAACTGCTGGGTGCAGGTACACTGTTCGGCTTCCAAGTTATCCCGCAGGCTGTTTATGACTTGGGCTACTTGAACAACGGCTTGATGTTGATGCCTCCTATGGCGTTGATTATCTGCGCTTGTATCATCTGGTACCAACGTGCAAAACACAAAGAATTGCAGGAAAGTAATAATTAATCCCCGCTATAAAACGAAAAGAATATGGAATATTTAAGTTTGTTTGTAAAGTCCATCTTTGTGGACAATATGATTTTCGCATACTTCCTGGGGATGTGTTCTTACCTGGCAGTATCGAAGAACGTAAAGACAGCCGTAGGTCTGGGTGCAGCCGTTACTTTCGTGTTGATTGTAACTTTGCCGGTGAACTATATGCTGGAAAATTACGTACTGGCACCTAATGCGCTGGTAGAAGGAGTAGACCTCAGTTTCTTGAGCTTTATCCTGTTTATTGCCGTTATCGCCGGTATCGTTCAGTTGGTGGAAATGGCGGTTGAACGTTTCAGCCCGTCACTCTATGCTTCATTGGGTATCTTCCTTCCGCTGATTGCTGTAAACTGTGCTATCATGGGTGCTTCACTGTTTATGCAGCAACGTCATTTCATCAACATTGGCGAGGCAACAACTTACGCTTTGGGCTCAGGTATCGGTTGGGCACTGGCTATTATCGGTCTGGCTGCTATCCGTGAAAAAATGGCTTACTCTGATGTTCCCGCTCCTTTGAAAGGTCTGGGTATCACTTTCATCACTGTAGGTTTGATGGCAATGGCATTTATGTGTTTCTCTGGTTTGAAAATCTAAAAGGAAAGGAATAAGACAATGGATATGAATTTAATATTAGCTAGTATTGGAGTATTCCTTGGAATTATCCTTCTGCTCGTTGTTATTTTGCTGGTAGCTAAGCAGTATCTTACTCCGAGCGGCAAAGTAAAGATAACTATCAATGGAGAGAAAGAACTGGAAGTAGAACAAGGTTCAACTTTGCTGAACACCCTGTCTGTTAATGGTATATACCTGTCATCGGCTTGTGGTGGTAAAGGTTCTTGCGGTCAATGTAAATGCCAGGTTGTAGAAGGCGGTGGTGAGATTCTTCCTTCTGAAAAAGGACATTTCAGCCGTAAACAACAACAGGATCATTGGCGTCTGGGTTGCCAGGTGAAAGTAAAAGGAGACCTGGGCATCAAGATTGATGAATCTGTAATGGGTGTTAAGGAATGGGAATGCGAAGTAATCAGCAACAAGAACGTTGCCACTTTCATCAAAGAGTTTATTGTGGCTTTGCCGAAAGGTGAACACATGGACTTTGTTCCGGGTTCATACGCCCAGATTAAGATTCCTAAATTTGAAATGGACTACAACAAGGATATTGACAAAGACCTTATCGGTCCGGAGTATCTGCCCGCATGGGAAAAATTCGGCCTGTTCGGCTTGAAATGCAAGAATACGGAAGAAACAATCCGTGCTTACTCTATGGCCAACTATCCTGCCGAGGGCGACCGTATCATGCTGACAGTACGTATCGCTACTCCTCCGTTCAAACCGAAAGATCAGGGTCCCGGCTTTATGGATGTGAATCCGGGTATCGCTTCATCTTACATTTTCACGCTGAAACCGGGTGACAAGGTAACGATGAGTGGTCCTTACGGAGACTTCCACCCGATCTTCGATTCTAAGAAGGAAATGATTTGGGTAGGTGGTGGTGCCGGTATGGCTCCATTGCGTGCGCAGATTATGCACATGACCAAGACACTGCACACTACCGACCGTGAACTTCACTATTTCTATGGTGCGCGTGCATTGAATGAAGTATTCTATCTGCAAGATTTCCAGCAATTGGAAAAAGACTTCCCGAACTTCCACTTCCATCTGGCTTTGGACCGTCCGGATCCCGCAGCCGATGCAGCAGGCGTGAAGTATACCGCAGGTTTCGTTCACAATGTGATGTATGAAACTTATCTGAAGGATCACGAAGCTCCCGAAGATATTGAATACTACATGTGTGGTCCCGGTCCGATGTCTAATGCAGTCGTTAAGATGCTGGATAGTCTGGGTGTTGAACCTTCTTCTATCATGTACGATAACTTCGGAGGATAATATCAGGATCTCCTTTTATTAATAATGAAAATAAGCCCGGTAAAAGTGAACTTTTATCGGGCTTTTTCTTTACTTTTGTATAAAACGAAAATAAATATGATAGAGAACATACTAGCCAATTTGAAAATTGAGCGACTGAACCCGATGCAAGAGGCGTCCATTGATGCTTGGAAAGAGGGAAAAGACTTAATATTATTGTCTCCTACGGGATCCGGCAAGACGTTAGCTTATCTGTTGCCTTTGGTGCAGAGTTTGAAGCCTGGTATAACAGGCGTACAGGCTATAGTGCTGGTTCCTTCCCGGGAGCTGGCTTTACAAATAGATCAGGTATTCAAATCCATGAATACGCCATTCAAGGCTGTAAGTTGCTATGGTGGACGACCTGCCATGGAAGAGCACCGTACCATCAAAGGGGTGCAGCCATCAGTTATCATCGGTACACCGGGCCGTATGAATGACCATCTTTCCAAACAGAATTTTGATGCAGACACGGTTTCCATTTTGATAATAGATGAATTTGATAAATGTCTGGAATTCGGTTTTCAGGAAGAGATGGCGACTGTCATAGGACAGTTACCCGGTCTGCAACGCCGTTTTCTGTTGTCGGCCACCGATGCGGAAGAGA from Phocaeicola dorei encodes the following:
- the nqrF gene encoding NADH:ubiquinone reductase (Na(+)-transporting) subunit F is translated as MDMNLILASIGVFLGIILLLVVILLVAKQYLTPSGKVKITINGEKELEVEQGSTLLNTLSVNGIYLSSACGGKGSCGQCKCQVVEGGGEILPSEKGHFSRKQQQDHWRLGCQVKVKGDLGIKIDESVMGVKEWECEVISNKNVATFIKEFIVALPKGEHMDFVPGSYAQIKIPKFEMDYNKDIDKDLIGPEYLPAWEKFGLFGLKCKNTEETIRAYSMANYPAEGDRIMLTVRIATPPFKPKDQGPGFMDVNPGIASSYIFTLKPGDKVTMSGPYGDFHPIFDSKKEMIWVGGGAGMAPLRAQIMHMTKTLHTTDRELHYFYGARALNEVFYLQDFQQLEKDFPNFHFHLALDRPDPAADAAGVKYTAGFVHNVMYETYLKDHEAPEDIEYYMCGPGPMSNAVVKMLDSLGVEPSSIMYDNFGG
- the nqrE gene encoding NADH:ubiquinone reductase (Na(+)-transporting) subunit E, which encodes MEYLSLFVKSIFVDNMIFAYFLGMCSYLAVSKNVKTAVGLGAAVTFVLIVTLPVNYMLENYVLAPNALVEGVDLSFLSFILFIAVIAGIVQLVEMAVERFSPSLYASLGIFLPLIAVNCAIMGASLFMQQRHFINIGEATTYALGSGIGWALAIIGLAAIREKMAYSDVPAPLKGLGITFITVGLMAMAFMCFSGLKI
- a CDS encoding NADH:ubiquinone reductase (Na(+)-transporting) subunit D, whose product is MSALFSKKNREVLLTPLGLNNPVTVQVLGICSALAVTAQLEPAIVMGLSVTIITAFSNFVISLLRNTIPNRIRIIVQLVVVAALVTIVSEILKAFAYDVSVQLSVYVGLIITNCILMGRLEAFAMMNGPWESFLDGIGNGLGYAKILIIVAFFRELLGAGTLFGFQVIPQAVYDLGYLNNGLMLMPPMALIICACIIWYQRAKHKELQESNN
- a CDS encoding Na(+)-translocating NADH-quinone reductase subunit C; this translates as MNTNSNSYTIIYASIMVVVVAFLLAFVSSSLKETQYKNVEMDTKKQILAALNVYDVKDVDAEFTKYEIKDMLVQPDGTLAPNDGAFQTSYKGEIANNRLHVFECNVDGQTKYILPVYGAGLWGPVWGYIALDQDKDTVYGVYFSHAGETPGLGAEITTVKFQDQFLGKHVLENGIVALGVEKHGKVAKPDYQVDGISGGTITSKGVDAMIKDCLSMYNSFLTNK